In the genome of Magnolia sinica isolate HGM2019 chromosome 2, MsV1, whole genome shotgun sequence, one region contains:
- the LOC131237361 gene encoding calcium-dependent protein kinase 18-like — MGACFSTRKVTGSSSNTHSNSHTPRENKPSTTTTTTSTAQQLKKQGNPPRENHKKNSHQLKQQNQPKDKGHSKRPSGVIPCGKRTDFGYDKDFDKKYSIGKLLGHGQFGYTFVATDKATKDRVAVKRIDKNKMVLPIAVEDVKREVKILQALTGHENVVQFHNAFEDDSYVYIVMELCEGGELLDRILAKKDSRYTEKDAAIIVRQMLRVAAQCHLHGLVHRDMKPENFLFKSTKEDSPLKATDFGLSDFIKPGRKFQDIVGSAYYVAPEVLKRRSGPESDVWSIGVITYILLCGRRPFWDKTEDGIFKEVLKNKPDFRRKPWPSISNSAKDFVKKLLVKDPRVRLTAAQALSHPWVREGGDASEIPVDISVLSNMRQFVKYSRLKQFALRALASTLNEEELADIRDQFDAIDVDKNGSISLEEMRQALAKDLPWRMREARVLEILQAIDSNTDGLVDFTEFVAATLHVHQLEEHDSEKWHQRSQAAFEKFDVDRDGYITPDELRMHTGLKGSIDPLLEEADIDKDGRISLSEFRRLLRTASLSSRNVPSPSGLRNSSK, encoded by the exons ATGGGTGCCTGCTTCTCTACCCGCAAAGTCACTGGCTCCTCCAGCAACACCCATAGCAATTCCCACACTCCAAGAGAAAACAAGCCttctacaacaacaacaacaacttcaACTGCTCAACAACTAAAGAAGCAGGGCAACCCACCACGTGAAAACCATAAGAAGAATTCACATCAGCTAAAGCAGCAGAACCAGCCCAAAGATAAGGGGCATTCCAAGCGTCCCAGCGGCGTCATCCCTTGCGGGAAGCGCACCGATTTCGGCTACGATAAGGATTTCGACAAGAAGTATTCGATCGGAAAGCTTCTCGGTCACGGTCAGTTCGGCTACACGTTCGTTGCCACTGATAAGGCCACCAAGGATCGTGTCGCTGTCAAGCGGATAGATAAGAATAAG ATGGTTCTTCCTATTGCTGTCGAGGATGTTAAGCGGGAAGTCAAGATACTACAAGCCTTGACAGGCCATGAGAATGTGGTTCAGTTCCATAATGCATTTGAAGATGATTCATATGTTTATATAGTTATGGA GTTGTGTGAGGGCGGTGAACTGCTGGACCGCATACTGGCGAA AAAGGATAGTCGTTATACTGAGAAAGATGCAGCAATAATAGTCCGCCAGATGCTCAGAGTTGCAGCACAGTGTCACTTACATGGTTTGGTACATCGCGACATGAAACCTGAG AATTTTCTTTTCAAGTCCACAAAGGAGGATTCACCGTTAAAGGCAACAGATTTTGGTCTGTCAGATTTTATAAAGCCAG GAAGGAAGTTCCAAGATATCGTTGGTAGTGCTTATTATGTCGCACCGGAGGTGCTGAAGCGCAGGTCTGGCCCCGAATCAGATGTTTGGAGTATTGGTGTGATTACATACATTTTGCTTTGTGGAAGGCGTCCCTTTTGGGACAAAACAGAGGATGGAATATTCAAGGAG GTTTTAAAAAACAAGCCTGATTTTCGCCGCAAGCCCTGGCCAAGCATAAGCAACAGTGCTAAAGATTTTGTTAAGAAGTTATTAGTGAAGGATCCTCGTGTGAGACTGACTGCAGCTCAAGCCTTGT CACATCCATGGGTGAGAGAAGGGGGAGATGCATCAGAGATCCCTGTGGATATATCTGTTCTATCCAACATGCGTCAATTTGTGAAATACAGCCGTTTGAAACAATTTGCTCTTAGG GCATTAGCAAGTACACTAAATGAAGAGGAGTTGGCTGATATCCGCGATCAGTTTGATGCAATTGATGTGGATAAAAATGGATCAATTAGTCTTGAAGAAATGAGACAA GCCCTTGCCAAAGATCTtccttggagaatgagagaggcaCGTGTTTTGGAGATTCTTCAAGCC ATTGATAGCAACACGGATGGCTTGGTGGACTTCACTGAGTTTGTGGCGGCAACTTTGCATGTGCATCAATTGGAGGAACATGACTCTGAGAAGTGGCACCAACGCTCTCAAGCGGCTTTTGAGAAGTTTGATGTTGATAGAGATGGATACATCACACCCGATGAATTAAGGATG